From Salvelinus sp. IW2-2015 unplaced genomic scaffold, ASM291031v2 Un_scaffold3571, whole genome shotgun sequence, a single genomic window includes:
- the LOC139025928 gene encoding uncharacterized protein, with amino-acid sequence MVPKQGMMLLLLLLVVATAAVRRESRPATSDEWNYKAGSEKVNMRGVSNLTQVLDNWRFDILTQMKSLLQNDHQSLLPDYARIQPLSEALDDLYKEFNSLKAHLGELTEKFVAIETFIDEVKTERANGGTPASNPNPASNPVPARRRMVKKKAPAS; translated from the exons ATGGTACCCAAGCAAggcatgatgctgctgctgctgctcctggtCGTCGCCACGGCAGCGGTGAGGCGTGAGAGTCGCCCGGCAACTTCAGACGAATGGAACTACAAGGCTGGCT CGGAGAAGGTAAACATGCGTGGGGTGTCCAACCTCACCCAGGTTCTGGACAACTGGAGGTTTGACATCCTCACTCAGATGAAGTCACTGCTCCAGAACGACCACCAGTCACTACTGCCAGACTACGCCag gatcCAGCCCCTATCTGAGGCTCTGGATGATCTTTACAAGGAGTTCAACTCTCTCAAGGCTCACCTTGGTGAACTCACAGAGAAATTTGTCGCCATAGAAACCTTCATCGACGAGGTCAAGACTGAGCGGGCCAATGGTGGCACCCCCGCCTCCAACCCAAACCCCGCCTCCAACCCAGTGCCAGCTAGGAGGAGAATGGTCAAAAAGAAAGCTCCCGCCTCTTAA